The following are encoded together in the Astyanax mexicanus isolate ESR-SI-001 chromosome 8, AstMex3_surface, whole genome shotgun sequence genome:
- the si:dkey-171c9.3 gene encoding uncharacterized protein si:dkey-171c9.3 — protein MAEEWLSSSLKLCQLTTSPNTETSHVWDPVEASFNTQSYPQPDYDQSSIFTTLEAYSSALDETQARRSDVENLKPKPVEADIIHQFADMLAVDILDATVRRRGTQFNTDRMEITDVPETTKWTISDQETLAKKLASEIFESALEELAQHSGLTGGRSEFLQEQISEKDLHCDPYSSMHCCDHEEPDMEVDYSKMEENESKQPHERLFNDPGSRAQGHSESDFTAAYSNTLSDMANMGSLDYPDAPPSTPLLPEMMKSRASFTRKLKGGLAMEFLPSPPPPTPKDQQSESLSEDKMTETVSDKSEFMVRLMRSLSLACSQHGEKDTEGQDSGIIGMEDEGKPQNRISTLSDYAAWLSEDIINCITAANPDSRVNRDAPVRDVQLLAHHLAQEIIIMSVAEVMGTKRVDRKNEQNSHMSNVVDGMASCVEASVEKATPPLGDTLLPSLSPPVQDMEVLRALAGRLIAQTLVQAVSELEKGIIQRATRQQLPGEASEAVPSEARKVQGRDLCLNTTTTTMSKQTTSTQCCNGESVQNYIMSDSRTVTSTADFSFAEKIACEVLKCSMQEASNSLSRSNQIAVDSERLSTSDTALGGTEQTVLKGFIPDKSCQDVQELQCILLWAAASHTNVSVLQLDVSDTHIQQQLCSLSLKAQFHSWTVEDLLVSVLQYCEDPQTASRGQRKSDRSLLGHLLLL, from the exons ATGGCTGAAGAGTGGTTGAGCAGTAGCCTGAAACTCTGTCAGCTGACAACTAGTCCAAATACTGAGACCTCTCATGTCTGG GATCCAGTGGAAGCAAGCTTTAACACCCAGTCATACCCTCAACCTGATTATGACCAGTCATCTATTTTCACGACACTGGAGGCATACAGCAGTGCCTTGGATGAGACACAGGCTAGAAGATCAGATGTTGAGAATCTAAAACCCAAGCCAGTAGAGGCAGACATTATTCACCAATTTGCTGACATGTTAGCTGTAGATATATTGGATGCTACAGTGAGGAGAAGAGGCACTCAATTCAATACTGACAGAATGGAAATCACTGATGTGCCTGAAACAACCAAATGGACAATTAGTGACCAGGAAACGCTTGCTAAGAAGTTAGCGTCTGAGATCTTTGAGAGTGCACTGGAGGAGTTAGCCCAGCACAGTGGCCTCACAGGTGGAAGAAGTGAATTTTTGCAAGAACAGATCAGTGAGAAAGATCTCCACTGTGACCCATATTCATCCATGCACTGCTGTGACCATGAAGAGCCTGACATGGAAGTCGATTATTCCAAGATGGAAGAAAATGAAAGCAAACAACCTCATGAGAGGCTTTTCAACGATCCAGGTTCTAGAGCCCAGGGTCACTCTGAATCAGACTTCACTGCAGCATACTCTAACACACTGAGTGATATGGCTAACATGGGCTCTCTTGACTACCCTGATGCTCCACCAAGCACCCCGTTGCTCCCAGAGATGATGAAGAGTCGAGCTAGCTTCACTAGGAAGTTGAAAGGAGGATTAGCAATGGAGTTCCTACCATCACCTCCTCCTCCAACCCCAAAAGATCAGCAGTCTGAATCCTTATCTGAGGACAAGATGACAGAAACGGTCTCGGACAAATCCGAGTTCATGGTGCGATTGATGCGCTCACTGTCGTTAGCATGCTCACAGCATGGAGAAAAGGACACTGAGGGGCAGGATTCTGGGATAATTGGGATGGAAGATGAAGGCAAGCCTCAAAACAGGATTTCCACACTGTCAGACTATGCAGCCTGGCTGTCTGAGGATATCATCAACTGCATCACTGCAGCAAATCCTGACTCCAGAGTAAACAGAGATGCACCTGTCAGAGATGTGCAGCTCCTGGCCCACCATTTGGCTCAGGAGATCATTATAATGTCTGTAGCGGAGGTGATGGGAACCAAGAGAGTGGACAGAAAAAACGAGCAAAATAGTCACATGTCAAACGTGGTGGATGGAATGGCATCCTGTGTGGAGGCCAGCGTGGAGAAGGCAACCCCACCATTAGGTGACACTTTACTGCCAAGTTTAAGCCCTCCTGTCCAAGATATGGAGGTGCTGAGAGCCTTGGCTGGGAGGCTAATTGCGCAGACTCTGGTTCAGGCTGTCTCCGAGCTGGAAAAAGGAATAATACAACGTGCCACAAGACAACAGCTTCCAGGTGAAGCATCAGAAGCAGTGCCATCTGAAGCAAGAAAAGTTCAAGGCCGTGATTTGTGTCtgaacaccaccaccaccaccatgtccaAACAAACCACAAGCACTCAATGCTGTAATGGGGAATCAGTGCAGAACTACATCATGTCTGATTCCAGAACTGTGACGTCAACAGCGGATTTCTCCTTTGCTGAGAAGATTGCATGTGAAGTGCTTAAGTGCTCCATGCAAGAAGCTTCCAACTCCCTCTCAAGGTCCAATCAAATTGCTGTTGATTCAGAGAGACTCAGTACCTCAGACACTGCTCTGGGTGGCACGGAACAAACTGTTCTGAAGGGCTTTATTCCTGATAAGTCGTGTCAAGATGTTCAAGAGTTACAGTGTATCCTCCTCTGGGCTGCAGCCTCCCACACCAATGTCTCAGTTTTACAGCTGGATGTGTCTGACACTCATATTCAGCAACAG CTCTGCAGCCTCTCTCTGAAGGCCCAGTTTCACAGCTGGACTGTTGAGGACCTGCTGGTATCTGTCCTCCAGTACTGTGAAGATCCGCAGACCGCCAGCAGAGGGCAGCGTAAGAGTGACAGGTCTCTCCTGGGGCATCTACTGCTGCTCTGA